A stretch of Roseibium porphyridii DNA encodes these proteins:
- a CDS encoding TrkH family potassium uptake protein, which translates to MNVLGFLYVGLATAMLIPAIVDVAQKNADWQAFVFSALLTGMVGMLLSLAVGGSLRQGLDTRQTFILTTLAWSTLPAFGALPFLWLGIGYADAVFEAVSGFTTTGSTVLTGLDGLPPGLLVWRSIMQWMGGVGIIVMAIVLLPFLRIGGMQLFQSENSDRSEKIVSRSVELIRLLGLAYLFLTFLCIVSYLATGMELFDAFNHALTTIATGGYSTHDQSFGYFTNPASGWVAIVFMVIGALPFVLIIQALRGHPLQLWRDPQVRALLGFLAVVSLTLTVYLGVNMRFPFDEALLRATFNVVSIVTGTGYALGDFSQWGAPVVGIALLLMFVGGCTGSTTGGIKMFRFLVFFGTVRAHLRRMVRPHRIMSEEYGGTRLTPELSFSVLAFLVVYMGSVGIITVALSFFDLDLVTAVSAAATSVGNVGPGLGPVIGPAGHFAPLPDGAKWLLSFAMLLGRLELFTVLVLLDPDFWSK; encoded by the coding sequence TTGAATGTTCTCGGGTTTCTCTATGTCGGTCTGGCAACCGCCATGCTCATCCCGGCCATTGTGGACGTTGCTCAGAAAAACGCCGATTGGCAGGCATTTGTATTTTCTGCGCTGTTGACTGGCATGGTTGGCATGCTGCTGTCATTAGCCGTCGGCGGGTCGCTCAGACAGGGCCTCGATACCCGCCAAACCTTCATTCTGACGACTTTGGCCTGGTCTACACTGCCAGCCTTTGGGGCTCTGCCTTTCCTGTGGCTCGGCATTGGCTATGCCGACGCGGTTTTTGAGGCTGTTTCCGGATTTACGACAACCGGATCCACGGTTCTGACGGGGCTGGATGGCCTGCCGCCCGGTCTTCTTGTCTGGCGCTCCATCATGCAGTGGATGGGCGGGGTCGGCATCATCGTTATGGCAATCGTTCTTTTGCCGTTCCTCCGGATTGGTGGAATGCAGCTGTTTCAGAGCGAGAATTCCGACAGATCCGAGAAAATCGTAAGCCGATCCGTAGAACTGATCCGCTTGCTCGGACTTGCCTATCTGTTCCTCACATTCCTTTGCATCGTTTCATACCTTGCAACCGGAATGGAGCTCTTCGATGCCTTCAATCACGCGCTCACCACAATTGCAACGGGTGGCTATTCGACACACGATCAGTCCTTCGGCTATTTCACCAACCCGGCGTCAGGGTGGGTTGCTATCGTCTTCATGGTGATCGGTGCCTTGCCGTTTGTTCTGATCATTCAGGCTTTGCGCGGCCATCCGCTACAGCTCTGGCGTGACCCGCAGGTACGGGCATTGCTCGGGTTTCTTGCGGTGGTCTCGTTGACGCTTACCGTTTATCTCGGCGTCAACATGCGTTTTCCGTTCGATGAAGCATTGCTCAGAGCCACGTTTAACGTCGTTTCAATCGTGACCGGCACCGGCTATGCCCTTGGTGACTTCTCGCAATGGGGTGCGCCAGTTGTCGGGATTGCGCTGCTCTTGATGTTTGTCGGTGGTTGCACGGGATCGACCACCGGTGGGATCAAGATGTTCCGCTTTCTGGTGTTCTTTGGCACTGTGCGGGCACATTTGCGCCGTATGGTTCGACCTCACAGGATCATGTCGGAAGAATATGGCGGTACGCGACTGACTCCGGAGCTCTCGTTTTCGGTTCTGGCCTTTCTTGTTGTCTATATGGGCTCGGTCGGCATCATCACCGTCGCCTTGTCGTTCTTTGATCTTGATCTGGTGACAGCGGTATCAGCCGCGGCAACATCTGTCGGCAATGTCGGCCCGGGTTTGGGACCGGTGATTGGCCCAGCCGGGCATTTTGCGCCATTGCCGGATGGAGCCAAGTGGCTGCTGTCATTTGCCATGTTGCTGGGGCGTCTTGAACTCTTCACGGTTCTCGTTCTTCTTGATCCGGATTTCTGGTCCAAGTGA
- the sfsA gene encoding DNA/RNA nuclease SfsA — protein sequence MKFSAPLVSGRLVKRYKRFLADVILDDDGSEVTAHCANPGSMLGLKEPGSKVWLSLSDNPKRKLKFSWEVIEADGALVGINTSHPNKLVEEALEDGRIDALTGFKTLRREVKYGKNSRIDLLLEAEDGSKTYVEVKNVHLMRKPGLAEFPDSVTARGAKHLAELADMVAEGHKAAMVFLVQRPDCDRLNLAADIDPAYAAAFEAASNAGVEAYAIGCDVRLDGIDAVKPVKIEI from the coding sequence ATGAAATTTTCCGCTCCCTTGGTCAGCGGTCGACTTGTCAAACGGTACAAGCGTTTTTTGGCAGATGTCATTCTGGATGACGATGGCAGTGAGGTGACAGCGCATTGTGCCAATCCCGGCTCGATGCTTGGACTGAAGGAACCTGGTTCCAAAGTCTGGCTGTCGCTTTCTGACAATCCCAAACGCAAGCTCAAATTTTCCTGGGAAGTTATCGAGGCAGACGGTGCCTTGGTCGGCATCAACACGTCACATCCCAACAAATTGGTTGAGGAGGCCCTTGAAGACGGCCGCATTGACGCTTTGACCGGTTTCAAAACCCTGCGTAGGGAAGTGAAATACGGCAAGAATTCAAGGATTGACTTGCTTCTAGAAGCCGAAGATGGATCAAAGACCTATGTCGAGGTCAAAAACGTTCATCTGATGCGCAAGCCAGGGCTTGCCGAGTTTCCGGACAGTGTCACTGCCAGAGGTGCCAAGCACCTTGCAGAACTTGCCGACATGGTTGCTGAAGGTCACAAGGCGGCGATGGTTTTTCTCGTGCAACGTCCAGACTGTGATCGTTTAAACCTAGCCGCCGATATCGACCCGGCCTACGCGGCAGCGTTTGAGGCTGCCAGCAATGCCGGTGTCGAGGCCTACGCGATCGGTTGCGACGTTCGCCTGGACGGCATTGATGCAGTCAAGCCGGTTAAAATCGAAATTTGA
- a CDS encoding L,D-transpeptidase, protein MLNRRLFLASATAALVAGCSSGSRTGRLPLQSSPSDTLPQTGRRIPPEYLQMYRAMPQERFPIPAVDLSKIDPAYYRRLVDYSSPEPAGTIVVDTPNRFLYLTMENGKAMRYGVGIGRAGFSWGGRARIQYKREWPTWTPPAEMIAREPELEEFRNGMQPGLENPLGARALYIFEGNKDTLYRLHGTSETWSIGKAVSSGCVRLLQQDVIDLYNRVPDGTPIVVRQA, encoded by the coding sequence CGCCGGATGCTCTTCTGGCAGCCGGACAGGCAGATTGCCTCTGCAGTCTTCACCCTCAGACACACTTCCCCAGACGGGTCGACGCATTCCGCCGGAATATTTGCAGATGTACCGGGCCATGCCTCAGGAACGTTTTCCGATACCCGCAGTCGATCTCAGCAAGATAGACCCGGCCTACTATAGACGCCTTGTCGACTATTCCTCGCCGGAACCGGCAGGAACAATAGTTGTCGATACGCCAAACCGTTTTCTGTACCTGACCATGGAAAACGGCAAGGCCATGCGATATGGCGTTGGCATTGGACGGGCGGGCTTTTCCTGGGGAGGCAGAGCTCGAATCCAATACAAAAGAGAATGGCCTACCTGGACGCCTCCAGCGGAAATGATTGCTCGGGAACCGGAACTCGAGGAGTTCCGCAATGGCATGCAGCCCGGACTGGAGAACCCCCTTGGTGCAAGAGCGCTTTACATTTTTGAAGGCAACAAAGATACGCTCTACCGCTTGCACGGCACCTCGGAAACCTGGTCAATTGGCAAGGCTGTGTCCTCAGGATGCGTTCGGCTGCTCCAACAGGACGTCATAGATCTCTACAACCGCGTACCCGATGGGACACCTATCGTTGTCCGCCAGGCTTGA